A segment of the Hallerella succinigenes genome:
AGTGTCTTTAGAGACGGACGGTTACACAGCTACATTCTCGCCGAATCCGAATTTTACAGGTCTCGCCTCTTTCAAGTACACGGTCAAAGGTTCTGATGGAACGAAATATACGGGCCGTGTCGAAGTCCTTGTCGAAGAAAGTGACATTGTCTCGGTCCCCGCTCTGGTCCTGAATGCTGGATCTCCGGATCAGAGCCTTGTGCTTGGCGATTCCATTCAAAGCATCACCTATAAATATTTCGCTTGTGGCGGCGCAAAGGCGACGGAACTTCCGGACGGCATTACGGCAAAGGTGAACACTTCGGACAGTACAATTGTTTTGCAAGGCATTCCGACTGCGACCGGAATTTTCGGCTATACCATCGTCACGACCGATGACGGCGGTGAAAGCGCAACGGTCAGCGGAACCATCACGGTTCGCGCCATGGCAAGCGTGATTACGGCTTCTACGGAATTTCTTAGCAGTGTCAATGCCGCCTATCCAAACGAAGGTGTCGGCGCCTATGAAGAAAATAATGCAGGCTGGATAGACAGCGGCTATTACAATTTCAACAACAGTTTGGAAAGTTATGGCGCTTGGAATTTGAATGTGCCGACCGCCAAGAATTCCGCAATCTTAAACATCCGATTTGCAAATGGAGGCAGTACCGATCGCAGCATGGAACTTTTCCTCAACGGGAAAAGCGCCGGAATCATCGTGTTTCCGTCTACGTCGAATTGGACAACTTACGACAGCGTATCTGTACAGGTGAATCTTTCGAAAGATACGAACGTTCTGCGTCTCAAGTCTCTCACGGAAAACGGGGGCCCGAATATAGACGAGTTCCGTTTTGACGTTGCAGGTGTTACCCAGATTCCGGGTGAACTTCTCAAAGAAACTGAACAGCAAATCAATGATCCAGAAGAAGAAATGGCTATCGGTTCCACGGTTCCGCTTCAAATGGTGACCAGTGCTGCTTACGACTTGAGAACGGGAATCCTTCGCATGTCGCATTCTGCCTATGTCCAAGTCTCTGTCTTTGACATGAGCGGTCGAAAAGTGGCAAATTTTGCGGGAAATGTTTCGCCTGGTGCAACGCAGTTGGGCTTTAGCCGCTCGACGCTCCCCAAGGGACGTTATCAGGTTTGCGTTCAGGTGAAGTAAAATTATCGGAAGGAAAAAGCCTCCCTGCGGGGGAGGCTCTTTAAATTGTAAGCGGTAAAATTTACTTGCCGAGGAAACTTTCGCCGCTGTCCACGCTCTGGTAAATGAGCGTGTTTATCGTCATCGGACCGACTCCACCCGGAACCGGGGTGTAGGCGCTAGCGACATCTTCAAGACCGGCTTTTTCCACGTCACCGACTCCACCTGGATGGTAACCGGCATCGATCACGACCGCGCCCTTCTTGATCCAGGCGGTCTTGATGAATTCCGGCTTGCCGACCGCGCCGATCAGAATGTCTGCATCGCCGACGTACTTTTCGAGGTCCTTGGTTTTGCTGTGGCAAATTGTCACGGTGCAGTTTGCGTTCAAAAGCATCATGGCCATCGGCTTTCCGAGGATGGCGCTACGTCCGACAACCACAGCGTGCTTGCCTTCCAGGGGAATGTCGTAAGCCTTGAGGATGCGCATAATGCCAGCCGGCGTTGCGCTACCGTAAGCTTTTTCGCCCATCGCCATCAGGCCAAAGCCGAGGCAGGTGACTCCGTCCACGTCCTTGCG
Coding sequences within it:
- the folD gene encoding bifunctional methylenetetrahydrofolate dehydrogenase/methenyltetrahydrofolate cyclohydrolase FolD; translation: MSALILDGKKLAKESELQLKERVEALKARTGKTPILATILVGDDPASATYVKMKGNACARVGMESLPVHMPKQTTTEELLAKIEELNENPNVHGILLQHPVPRHIDERAAFEKIERRKDVDGVTCLGFGLMAMGEKAYGSATPAGIMRILKAYDIPLEGKHAVVVGRSAILGKPMAMMLLNANCTVTICHSKTKDLEKYVGDADILIGAVGKPEFIKTAWIKKGAVVIDAGYHPGGVGDVEKAGLEDVASAYTPVPGGVGPMTINTLIYQSVDSGESFLGK